The following are from one region of the Pseudohongiella spirulinae genome:
- a CDS encoding DNA recombination protein RmuC, with product MPLTAVLLEESVPMYAALLAVAVVGLLATLLGRYSSSGRIREMREQNIRLQTRLDEEQRQTVEKIELLNQSREELRQQFRMLATDVLNEKSRRLSDHNQATISQILQPLQEKISGFEKRVEEAYNREARERFALEKEIRQLHQLNTQISEDAVNLTRALRGEQKTQGVWGEFILSSVLQASGLVEGREYQIQQSFHDTSEDTGSRLRSQPDVVVQLPDNRQIIIDAKVSLTAYERFCSADDDPARDLALKQHVQSVRTHVRQLSDKRYQNLPGVVSLDFVLLFMPVEPAFSLALQQDHELFNHAFDRNIVLVSPSTLLATLRTIQNIWRYEYQSRNAQEIARQAGALYDKFVGFVEDIDDLGRKLDASQRSYEGVINKLQTGKGNLIGRTEKLKKLGARASKKLNEDRLAQDNDDE from the coding sequence ATGCCCTTGACGGCTGTGCTGCTTGAAGAGTCGGTACCGATGTATGCGGCACTGTTGGCAGTGGCGGTTGTTGGGCTGTTGGCGACGCTGCTCGGTCGTTATAGCAGTAGCGGTCGGATTCGTGAGATGCGAGAGCAGAATATCCGACTGCAAACCCGCCTTGATGAAGAGCAGCGTCAGACTGTTGAGAAAATTGAGTTACTGAATCAGAGTCGCGAGGAGCTGCGCCAACAGTTTCGCATGCTGGCCACTGATGTGCTGAATGAAAAAAGTCGGCGTCTGAGTGATCACAATCAGGCAACCATCAGTCAAATTCTGCAACCTCTGCAGGAAAAAATCAGCGGATTCGAAAAACGTGTCGAGGAGGCTTACAACCGCGAGGCACGAGAGCGATTTGCGCTGGAAAAAGAAATCCGCCAGCTGCACCAGCTTAACACGCAGATCAGCGAAGATGCGGTGAATCTGACCCGGGCACTTCGTGGTGAGCAAAAAACCCAGGGTGTGTGGGGGGAATTTATTCTCAGCTCGGTATTGCAGGCATCAGGGCTGGTTGAGGGTCGTGAATACCAGATACAGCAGAGTTTTCATGACACCTCAGAAGACACCGGGTCGCGTTTGCGCAGTCAACCGGATGTGGTTGTGCAATTACCGGATAACCGTCAGATCATCATTGATGCCAAAGTGTCGCTGACTGCCTATGAGCGATTCTGTTCGGCAGACGATGATCCAGCTCGTGATCTCGCGCTGAAGCAGCACGTGCAATCGGTAAGGACACATGTCCGGCAACTCAGTGACAAGCGCTATCAGAACCTGCCCGGCGTGGTATCTCTTGATTTTGTGTTGTTGTTTATGCCGGTGGAACCGGCGTTTTCTCTGGCCTTGCAACAGGACCATGAGCTGTTTAATCACGCATTCGACCGCAATATCGTGCTGGTCAGTCCATCAACTTTGCTGGCAACCTTGCGTACTATTCAGAATATCTGGCGTTATGAATATCAGAGCCGCAACGCCCAGGAAATCGCCCGGCAGGCCGGTGCGCTGTACGATAAGTTTGTGGGTTTTGTCGAGGATATCGACGACCTGGGGCGTAAACTCGATGCCAGTCAACGCAGTTACGAAGGCGTGATCAATAAGTTACAGACCGGTAAAGGTAACCTGATCGGTCGCACTGAAAAATTGAAGAAGCTGGGTGCCAGGGCCAGCAAGAAACTGAATGAAGATCGCCTGGCGCAGGATAATGATGATGAATGA
- the bamC gene encoding outer membrane protein assembly factor BamC, translating to MLFEARNTNIRTVARVCCIALFSLSFPACSWLGIGGEDGWLRDRQGEYLEARISPPMTIPQELDSFTIDELYYIPPESPGEREMYVIPPAPKPIDTRVREGVVIQRFGERAWIVIGATPGQVWPPLRDYWITEGITLAGEDPVNGVMETGWIPVEGGEQRHRYQVRIEPGLHAGNSEIYVRHVSDSGATPDGMPVAWPAESQSLERETAVLASISVYLADRTDIYRASSVSMLAGSIAVQGKARLDASRAGDTRLLLSVDFERAWSQINQAINNAEIVVLEADRDAARFRLQFSGDEGQDEPGFLARLFTRDRDEAELREFVLTLDESGGLITVRAEIAEGAPAPYQQDLLIRTINDNLI from the coding sequence ATGCTGTTTGAAGCCCGGAATACGAATATCCGCACTGTCGCCAGAGTGTGCTGCATTGCTCTTTTCTCTCTGTCATTCCCGGCCTGCTCCTGGCTGGGTATAGGCGGCGAAGACGGCTGGTTGCGTGACCGGCAGGGCGAATATCTGGAGGCGCGTATCTCTCCGCCCATGACGATTCCACAGGAGCTGGATAGCTTTACCATTGACGAGCTGTATTATATTCCGCCCGAATCGCCCGGTGAGCGTGAAATGTACGTCATCCCCCCGGCCCCCAAACCCATCGACACCCGCGTACGTGAAGGCGTTGTGATTCAGCGCTTTGGCGAGCGAGCATGGATTGTCATCGGTGCGACCCCGGGGCAGGTATGGCCACCATTGCGTGACTACTGGATCACAGAAGGTATAACCCTGGCCGGTGAAGATCCTGTGAACGGTGTGATGGAAACCGGCTGGATTCCCGTGGAAGGCGGTGAGCAGCGTCACCGTTACCAGGTACGCATTGAACCTGGCCTGCATGCCGGTAACTCTGAGATCTATGTGCGTCATGTCAGTGACTCCGGTGCCACGCCGGATGGCATGCCCGTCGCCTGGCCAGCGGAATCTCAAAGTCTGGAACGTGAAACGGCTGTGCTTGCGTCCATCTCTGTGTATCTGGCTGACCGCACTGACATCTACCGTGCCTCTTCCGTGTCCATGCTGGCTGGCAGCATTGCAGTGCAAGGCAAGGCAAGGCTGGATGCCAGCCGCGCCGGTGATACACGATTACTGCTGAGCGTGGATTTCGAGAGAGCCTGGAGTCAGATCAATCAGGCAATAAACAATGCGGAAATAGTAGTGCTGGAAGCAGACCGCGATGCGGCTCGATTCCGGTTGCAGTTCTCGGGTGATGAGGGGCAGGATGAACCCGGATTTTTGGCCAGACTGTTCACACGTGACCGTGATGAGGCGGAGCTGCGGGAGTTTGTGTTGACTCTCGATGAGAGCGGTGGGCTTATTACTGTTCGTGCCGAAATTGCTGAAGGGGCGCCTGCTCCGTACCAGCAAGACCTGCTGATTCGCACAATTAACGATAATCTGATCTGA
- a CDS encoding FKBP-type peptidyl-prolyl cis-trans isomerase codes for MNKFRAAGLGLAVSLLMAQVPAQAQDVDLTDQQMQISYSVGVNIGQNLVMQGLTEDINLEAFIEGLRDTVNGEPRMSEEEMMNALMAFQQQLMEQQQAEVEANRQAAEQFLAQNGQRDGVTTTASGLQYEVLSRGDGAGVSPTASDSVTAHYEGRFVNGEVFDSSIERGQPAEFMLSQVIPGWTEGLQLMKPGDRFRLYIPSDLAYGPGGSGPIPPFSALVFDVELLEVNGQ; via the coding sequence ATGAACAAATTTCGCGCCGCAGGCCTGGGTCTGGCGGTTTCATTGCTGATGGCACAGGTGCCTGCGCAGGCTCAGGACGTCGATCTGACTGATCAACAAATGCAGATCAGCTACAGCGTAGGCGTTAATATTGGCCAGAATCTGGTGATGCAGGGGCTGACAGAAGACATCAATCTTGAGGCTTTTATCGAAGGTCTGCGAGATACGGTCAACGGCGAGCCACGCATGAGCGAAGAAGAAATGATGAATGCGCTGATGGCCTTTCAGCAGCAACTGATGGAACAGCAACAGGCCGAAGTTGAAGCCAACCGCCAGGCCGCCGAACAGTTTCTGGCTCAGAATGGCCAGCGCGACGGTGTGACCACAACAGCCTCGGGGCTGCAATATGAAGTGTTGTCACGCGGTGACGGTGCCGGTGTATCACCGACTGCCAGCGACTCGGTGACCGCTCATTATGAGGGACGTTTTGTTAACGGCGAAGTGTTTGACAGCTCAATTGAACGTGGGCAGCCTGCTGAATTTATGTTGAGCCAGGTTATTCCTGGCTGGACAGAAGGCCTGCAGCTGATGAAGCCGGGCGATCGTTTCCGTCTCTACATCCCGTCGGATCTTGCCTATGGCCCAGGTGGCTCTGGTCCCATTCCACCATTCTCAGCGCTGGTGTTTGATGTAGAGTTGCTTGAGGTTAACGGTCAATAA
- a CDS encoding M48 family metalloprotease has product MMRSLLKVSVMAASIAALSHSPAALPQSQLPSLGDRISGIFSLDEEYKLGRDFLRSVRRTTPTISDPLINDYVVNFTHNLAMHSDLQDYRLAFIVIDSPALNAFATPGGVIGVNGGLFLNAHTEGEFASVMAHEIAHVSQRHFARSVEDAQRRRIPELATLLASVVLMGTGSSAGPAAVMAAQGRSIENQLRFSRQNESEADRIGLRTMVAAGYDPADMARLFERLMDISRFTSRPPEFLLSHPVTETRIADARSRAGRIPYRNTGQSDSLEYQLMRARIEVHYASDNSAAVTDFTTRLSDSRTDQQRTTNTYGLALAHLAAEQYDLALQRIDSLLASDPNRITYVVTRADILIAQGSAQQALDYLDRHLRINPSNHPLTMTHVDALIAQRNYTEAARVLERHAVSRPDDHDLWYLIAETQGQVGDISKVHQARAEYFILVGDFRSAREQLNYALRIENSREGNIPLISRLRQRMTEVEQMQRETQG; this is encoded by the coding sequence ATGATGCGTAGTCTTCTTAAAGTCAGCGTGATGGCCGCCAGTATAGCGGCTCTCAGCCATAGCCCGGCAGCTTTGCCACAGAGCCAGTTACCCTCGTTGGGAGACAGGATATCCGGTATTTTCTCCCTTGATGAGGAGTACAAACTGGGCCGCGACTTTTTGCGCTCTGTCAGGCGCACCACGCCCACCATATCAGACCCTCTGATCAATGACTATGTTGTTAATTTTACTCACAACCTGGCGATGCACAGCGACCTGCAGGACTACCGGTTGGCTTTTATTGTCATAGACAGTCCGGCCCTTAACGCCTTTGCGACCCCCGGCGGAGTGATTGGTGTCAATGGCGGGCTGTTCCTTAACGCACATACTGAAGGCGAGTTCGCTTCTGTCATGGCGCACGAAATTGCCCACGTCAGCCAGCGACACTTTGCCCGCAGCGTGGAAGACGCCCAGCGACGGCGCATTCCGGAACTGGCGACATTGCTGGCCAGCGTGGTGCTGATGGGCACCGGCAGCAGCGCCGGCCCGGCCGCCGTCATGGCCGCACAGGGACGATCAATCGAAAATCAACTGCGTTTTTCCAGGCAAAATGAATCGGAAGCAGACCGTATTGGACTGCGCACTATGGTGGCTGCCGGTTATGACCCGGCTGACATGGCCAGACTGTTTGAGCGCCTCATGGACATCAGCCGATTCACCAGTCGCCCGCCGGAGTTCCTGCTCAGCCACCCGGTCACAGAGACCCGTATTGCCGATGCGCGCAGTCGCGCAGGCCGCATTCCCTATCGCAATACCGGTCAGAGTGATTCCCTGGAATACCAGTTAATGCGAGCACGGATAGAAGTCCATTACGCCAGCGACAACAGCGCCGCGGTGACAGACTTCACCACCCGGCTGAGCGACAGCCGCACCGACCAGCAGCGCACGACCAACACCTACGGCCTGGCGCTTGCTCACCTGGCTGCGGAACAATATGACCTGGCACTGCAGAGAATTGACAGCCTGTTGGCAAGCGACCCCAATCGCATTACCTACGTCGTGACGCGTGCTGATATTCTGATTGCACAGGGCAGCGCCCAGCAGGCGCTGGACTATCTGGACCGCCATCTGCGAATCAACCCCAGCAATCACCCGCTGACCATGACACATGTTGACGCTCTGATTGCCCAGCGTAATTATACCGAAGCCGCCCGGGTTCTGGAGCGCCACGCAGTGAGTCGGCCGGATGATCACGACCTGTGGTATCTGATAGCGGAAACCCAGGGACAGGTCGGTGATATCAGCAAAGTACACCAGGCACGGGCTGAGTATTTCATTCTGGTCGGTGACTTCCGCAGCGCACGTGAGCAACTGAACTACGCGCTGCGTATTGAAAATTCACGAGAAGGTAATATTCCACTGATCAGCCGGCTGCGCCAGCGCATGACCGAGGTTGAACAAATGCAGCGGGAAACCCAGGGCTGA
- a CDS encoding M18 family aminopeptidase, whose amino-acid sequence MDKQHYNDGLLRFLQQSPTPFHAVSTMRAALESAGFELLNEQDVWQLKPGRAYVVTRNDSSIVAFTTADADPAETGINMAGAHTDSPCLKLKPNAVMNSPSALQFAVEIYGGALLAPWFDRDLSLAGRVEFRRQNGDVDSALLNWCRPIATVPSLAIHLDREANQNRSINAQKDMPPVFAMPLVPAADNTPAQFDFGAFIRETLEAQHGIVEVDKVLAHELYFYDTQAPAVIGLHNDFIASARLDNLLSCYVCLDAILAAHKSDNKQFSLMVCNDHEEVGSASACGAQGPFLRSVLARLCAQFSQGDAAESVERMTRRSLFLSIDNAHGLHPNFPEKHDANHGPLLNKGPVIKINANQRYATNSRSSARFKAICDQADVPVQEFVVRSDMGCGSTIGPITASGLGVETIDIGVPTYGMHSIRELAGSDDGWLLGRALRLYFGAGDGGGL is encoded by the coding sequence GTGGATAAGCAGCACTATAATGATGGACTGCTGCGTTTCCTGCAGCAGTCTCCTACACCCTTCCATGCGGTCAGTACCATGCGGGCGGCGCTGGAATCTGCCGGATTTGAACTACTGAATGAGCAGGATGTCTGGCAACTGAAACCTGGCCGCGCCTATGTAGTGACGCGCAATGATTCCTCAATTGTGGCGTTTACCACGGCAGATGCCGATCCAGCAGAAACCGGCATCAACATGGCAGGTGCCCATACCGACAGCCCTTGTCTGAAACTCAAACCCAATGCGGTGATGAACTCGCCATCGGCATTGCAGTTTGCCGTCGAAATTTATGGCGGTGCTCTGCTGGCGCCCTGGTTTGATCGGGATCTGTCGTTGGCGGGTCGGGTGGAGTTTCGCCGACAAAACGGCGATGTCGACTCGGCTTTGCTGAACTGGTGCCGGCCGATAGCCACTGTCCCGAGTCTGGCCATTCACCTGGATCGTGAAGCCAATCAGAATCGCAGCATCAACGCCCAGAAGGATATGCCACCGGTGTTTGCCATGCCGCTGGTGCCGGCAGCGGATAATACGCCAGCACAATTTGATTTCGGCGCTTTCATCCGTGAGACGTTGGAGGCACAGCACGGCATTGTAGAAGTCGATAAAGTACTGGCTCATGAACTGTATTTTTACGATACACAGGCACCGGCCGTGATTGGTCTGCACAATGACTTTATTGCTTCAGCGCGGCTGGACAATCTGCTCAGCTGTTATGTGTGCCTGGATGCAATTCTGGCGGCTCACAAATCGGACAATAAACAGTTTTCGCTGATGGTCTGCAACGACCATGAAGAAGTGGGCAGCGCATCAGCCTGCGGCGCGCAGGGTCCTTTCCTGCGTTCCGTGCTGGCTCGGCTGTGCGCACAATTCTCGCAGGGTGATGCCGCCGAATCAGTCGAGCGCATGACACGCCGCTCGCTGTTTCTGTCCATCGACAATGCCCACGGCCTGCACCCCAACTTCCCCGAAAAACACGACGCCAACCACGGTCCCTTGCTTAACAAAGGTCCCGTCATCAAAATCAACGCTAATCAACGTTACGCCACCAACAGCCGCAGCAGCGCCCGCTTCAAGGCAATATGCGATCAGGCGGATGTGCCTGTGCAGGAGTTTGTGGTGCGCAGCGACATGGGCTGCGGCAGCACCATCGGGCCAATCACGGCCTCGGGGCTGGGTGTTGAAACCATCGACATCGGTGTGCCGACCTACGGTATGCACTCGATCCGGGAACTGGCTGGCAGTGACGACGGCTGGTTGCTGGGGCGTGCTCTCCGGCTCTACTTCGGCGCCGGGGACGGAGGCGGTCTCTGA
- a CDS encoding AI-2E family transporter — protein MRNFFRSFLDRYFHDEESVIFTLILISALLVLWTIGTYIAPLIVALIIAYLLQGMVNSLLRLGLSYLLAVVLVYTLFISGFMALLLLVLPQAWGQLARLINELPRLISEGQALLMVLPENYPELMSEQQVQDFIRSLRGELALFGQYILSYSISSLPNIFSWIIFVILVPVLVFFMMKDKKTLVDWVAGLLPRHRPLMRKIWLEMDEQVANYVRGKSLEILILAGVSYIAFTILGMNYTLLLAVLMGLSVIVPFIGVAVVVIPVMAVAYVQWGFGSEFFTVLAVYTVIQLLDANLLVPIIFSETVNLHPVAIIAAVLVFGGLWGLAGVFFAIPLATLIKAILNAWPSHPGPGDQTLLK, from the coding sequence GTGCGAAATTTTTTCAGAAGTTTCCTGGATCGCTATTTCCATGATGAAGAATCAGTCATCTTTACCTTGATTCTGATCTCTGCGCTTTTGGTGCTGTGGACTATTGGCACTTATATAGCGCCATTAATCGTCGCCCTGATAATTGCCTACCTGTTGCAGGGAATGGTGAATTCTCTACTACGACTGGGATTGTCTTATCTGCTGGCAGTGGTACTGGTCTATACCCTGTTTATCAGTGGATTCATGGCCCTGCTGCTGTTGGTGCTGCCACAAGCCTGGGGGCAGTTGGCGCGACTTATCAATGAGTTGCCGCGTCTGATCAGCGAAGGGCAGGCACTGCTGATGGTGCTGCCGGAGAACTATCCGGAATTGATGAGCGAGCAGCAGGTCCAGGATTTCATCCGCAGTCTGCGTGGCGAGCTCGCCCTGTTTGGTCAGTACATTCTGTCTTACTCCATCTCCAGTCTTCCCAATATATTCTCCTGGATTATCTTTGTGATCCTGGTGCCGGTGCTGGTGTTTTTCATGATGAAGGACAAAAAGACGCTGGTTGACTGGGTCGCAGGGCTGTTGCCCCGGCATAGACCGCTGATGCGCAAGATCTGGCTTGAAATGGATGAGCAGGTGGCCAATTACGTGCGCGGCAAGTCGCTGGAGATCCTGATTCTGGCGGGTGTCAGCTACATTGCCTTCACGATTCTGGGAATGAATTATACGTTGTTGCTGGCGGTATTGATGGGTCTGTCTGTCATTGTGCCGTTTATCGGCGTGGCCGTGGTGGTGATTCCGGTGATGGCGGTTGCCTACGTGCAGTGGGGTTTTGGCAGTGAATTTTTTACCGTCCTGGCTGTCTACACGGTTATTCAGCTGCTGGATGCCAATTTATTGGTACCGATCATCTTCTCTGAGACGGTTAATCTGCATCCGGTGGCAATTATCGCCGCGGTGCTGGTTTTTGGCGGTCTGTGGGGGCTGGCGGGGGTGTTTTTTGCAATTCCGCTGGCGACCCTGATCAAGGCCATTCTGAACGCCTGGCCCTCGCATCCGGGGCCAGGCGATCAAACCCTGCTGAAATAA
- the nadA gene encoding quinolinate synthase NadA, translated as MSDTLLVREYLANLPDKTELASSERDQYRHAIKKLLKEKNAVLVAHYYTDPELQSLAEETGGIVADSLEMARFGRDCNAQVLVVAGVRFMGETASILSPEKTVLMPTVEATCSLDIACPIEEFAPFCDQHSDRTVVVYANTSAAVKARADWVVTSSIALDVIEHLKAKGEKILWAPDRHLGHYIQEKTGADMLLWNAACIVHEEFKAKGLFDMKTLYPDAKILAHPESPASVLSMADVIGSTSQLIKAACDLPDQTFIVATDQGIFYKMQQLAPEKTFIIAPTAGKDATCRSCASCPWMGMNSLQAMYESLRDGSNEVRVEAELAKKAMIPLQRMLDFSAQHKLKVQGKA; from the coding sequence ATGTCGGATACTCTGCTGGTCAGAGAATATCTGGCAAACCTGCCCGACAAAACCGAGCTCGCTTCCTCTGAGCGCGACCAATACCGTCATGCAATCAAAAAACTGCTGAAAGAAAAAAACGCAGTGCTGGTTGCTCATTATTACACCGATCCTGAGTTGCAGTCCCTGGCCGAAGAAACAGGTGGCATTGTGGCCGACTCGCTGGAAATGGCGCGTTTCGGGCGTGACTGCAATGCGCAGGTGCTGGTAGTTGCCGGCGTTCGTTTTATGGGTGAGACAGCCAGCATTCTGAGTCCGGAAAAAACCGTGCTGATGCCCACTGTTGAAGCGACCTGCTCGCTGGATATAGCCTGTCCGATCGAAGAGTTTGCGCCTTTCTGTGATCAGCATTCGGATCGCACCGTGGTGGTCTACGCCAATACATCGGCGGCTGTGAAGGCGCGTGCTGACTGGGTAGTGACATCCAGTATCGCACTGGATGTGATTGAGCACCTGAAAGCGAAAGGCGAAAAAATACTGTGGGCACCTGATCGCCACCTGGGGCATTACATTCAGGAGAAAACCGGCGCTGACATGTTGCTCTGGAACGCCGCCTGCATTGTGCACGAAGAGTTCAAGGCCAAGGGTCTGTTCGACATGAAAACGCTGTACCCGGACGCCAAAATTCTTGCACATCCAGAGTCGCCGGCATCGGTGTTAAGCATGGCTGATGTGATTGGTTCCACCAGCCAGCTTATTAAAGCAGCCTGTGATCTGCCGGATCAGACGTTTATTGTGGCGACTGATCAGGGTATTTTTTACAAAATGCAGCAACTGGCGCCTGAAAAGACATTCATCATTGCACCAACGGCAGGCAAGGATGCAACCTGCCGAAGCTGCGCAAGCTGTCCGTGGATGGGTATGAATTCCCTGCAGGCGATGTATGAGTCACTGCGTGACGGCAGCAATGAGGTGAGAGTGGAGGCGGAGTTGGCAAAAAAAGCCATGATTCCTCTGCAGCGTATGTTGGATTTCTCCGCTCAACACAAGCTGAAGGTGCAGGGCAAAGCCTGA
- a CDS encoding sulfurtransferase TusA family protein: MENNADHELDVSGLQCPMPLLKAKLALNSLQPEQILMVTATDPASERDFFAFVQQSRHKIIAFEKQDASYCYWIQKG, encoded by the coding sequence ATGGAAAATAATGCCGATCATGAACTGGATGTCAGCGGACTCCAGTGCCCCATGCCTTTGTTGAAGGCCAAGTTGGCGCTGAATTCGCTGCAGCCAGAGCAAATTTTAATGGTCACGGCGACAGATCCGGCTTCAGAGCGGGATTTTTTCGCCTTCGTGCAACAAAGCCGTCATAAAATTATTGCATTCGAAAAGCAGGATGCCTCCTATTGTTACTGGATACAGAAAGGCTGA
- a CDS encoding tRNA-(ms[2]io[6]A)-hydroxylase: MNEALQELIDFLPCRTPAAWLDWAMDNQALLLIDHANCEKKAASNAMTLMYRYVSHTDLLTKMSQLAREELLHFEQVVGIMAERGVTYGRIGPSRYAAGLRDSMRTDRDGALIDSLIVGAIVEARSCERFSVLAPLLDEKLAKFYRSLLRSEARHYQDYLGLAQQYADVDISNRIKHFLSIEKTLIESPDTEFRFHSGVPFSADTAAI, translated from the coding sequence ATGAATGAAGCACTGCAGGAACTGATTGATTTTTTGCCTTGTCGCACGCCCGCTGCGTGGCTCGACTGGGCCATGGATAATCAGGCCTTATTATTGATTGATCATGCCAATTGTGAGAAAAAGGCGGCATCCAATGCCATGACGCTGATGTATCGTTATGTGTCGCACACTGATCTGCTGACAAAAATGTCACAACTGGCACGTGAAGAGCTGCTGCACTTTGAGCAGGTGGTTGGCATCATGGCTGAGCGAGGGGTGACTTATGGGCGCATCGGGCCGTCGCGTTATGCAGCGGGCCTGCGCGATTCTATGCGTACTGACCGGGATGGAGCCCTGATTGATAGCTTGATTGTGGGCGCCATTGTTGAGGCTCGCTCCTGTGAGCGATTTTCAGTGCTGGCGCCGCTGCTCGATGAGAAACTGGCTAAATTTTATCGAAGTCTGCTGCGCTCTGAGGCGCGGCATTACCAGGATTATCTGGGCCTTGCTCAGCAGTATGCGGATGTAGATATCAGTAATCGCATCAAACATTTTCTCAGTATCGAAAAAACGCTGATTGAATCACCCGACACCGAATTTCGCTTTCACAGCGGAGTGCCTTTCAGCGCCGACACTGCGGCGATCTGA
- the dapA gene encoding 4-hydroxy-tetrahydrodipicolinate synthase encodes MIQGSIVAIVTPMFPNGDIDFEAFDRLLEWHVESGTDAVVVVGTTGESPTLTADEHVDVIARAIKTVKGRIPVIAGTGSNSTSEAIYYTKAARETGADACLLVTPYYNRPSQEGLYQHFKKIAEEVDIPQILYNVPSRTGCDMLPETVSRLADVDNIIGIKEATGDLDRGQQVITLCAERIAIYSGDDATALDLILAGAKGNISVTANVAPAQMHEMCRLALAGEYEKASLLNARLAGLHNALFLEANPIPVKWALAEMGYIQSGIRLPLVTLNKAYHIPLREALRHAGLD; translated from the coding sequence ATGATCCAGGGCAGTATTGTTGCCATTGTTACGCCGATGTTTCCGAACGGCGATATCGATTTCGAAGCGTTTGACCGCTTGCTGGAATGGCACGTTGAAAGCGGCACAGACGCCGTTGTGGTGGTGGGTACAACAGGTGAATCACCGACACTGACCGCTGATGAGCACGTCGATGTCATAGCGCGTGCCATCAAAACGGTAAAAGGGCGCATCCCTGTGATAGCCGGCACTGGTTCCAACTCCACCAGTGAGGCAATTTATTACACAAAAGCGGCCAGGGAAACTGGAGCTGATGCCTGTTTGCTGGTGACGCCTTATTACAATCGCCCCAGCCAGGAAGGCCTGTATCAGCACTTCAAAAAGATTGCCGAAGAAGTGGATATTCCCCAGATTCTCTACAATGTTCCGTCACGAACCGGTTGCGACATGCTGCCGGAGACTGTCTCCAGGCTGGCTGATGTCGACAATATTATCGGTATTAAAGAGGCGACCGGCGACCTGGATCGCGGCCAACAGGTAATCACCCTGTGTGCTGAGCGTATTGCCATTTATAGCGGTGATGACGCCACGGCGCTGGATTTGATTCTGGCCGGTGCCAAGGGCAATATCTCGGTCACGGCCAACGTTGCCCCGGCGCAGATGCACGAGATGTGCCGCCTGGCGCTGGCCGGCGAATATGAAAAGGCCAGTCTGCTTAACGCCCGACTGGCCGGTCTGCATAATGCTCTGTTCCTGGAAGCCAATCCGATTCCTGTGAAATGGGCTCTGGCCGAAATGGGTTATATTCAAAGTGGTATCCGGCTGCCGCTGGTTACACTGAACAAGGCGTACCATATTCCGCTGCGTGAAGCGCTGCGCCATGCCGGTCTCGATTAA